In Panthera leo isolate Ple1 chromosome B3, P.leo_Ple1_pat1.1, whole genome shotgun sequence, a single genomic region encodes these proteins:
- the LOC122221254 gene encoding olfactory receptor 11G2-like translates to MVFFTASRHMKISNTLNTSSTITGFILLGFPCFREGQILLFVLFSVVYLLTLMGNGSIICAVRWDQRLHTPMYILLANFSFLEIWYVTSTVPNMLANFLSDTKVISFSGCFLQFYFFFSLGSTECFFLAIMAFDRYLAICWPLHYPVLMTGHLCTNLVVSCWVLGFLWFPVPIIVISQMSFCGSRIIDHFLCDPGPLLALTCARVPVMEFFWTIISSLLLFIPFLCIMGSYTLVLRAVFRVPSAAGRRKAFSTCGSHLAVVSLFYGSVMVMYLSPTSEHGAGMQKLVTLFYSVGTPLINPVIYSLRNKDMKHALQKFLGI, encoded by the coding sequence ATGGTTTTTTTCACAGCTTCCAGACACATGAAAATCTCAAATACTCTCAACACCTCCAGCACCATCACTGGCTTCATCCTCCTGGGCTTCCCTTGCTTCAGGGAGGGGCAGATCCTCCTCTTTGTGCTCTTCTCTGTTGTCTACCTCCTGACCCTCATGGGCAACGGGTCCATCATCTGTGCTGTGCGCTGGGATCAGAgactccacacccccatgtacatCTTGCTCGCCAACTTCTCCTTCCTAGAGATCTGGTATGTCACCTCCACTGTCCCCAACATGTTAGCCAACTTCCTCTCTGACACCAAGGTCATCTCCTTCTCTGGGTGCTTTCTCCagttctactttttcttctccttgggtTCTACAGAATGCTTCTTCTTGGCTATTATGGCATTTGATCGGTACCTTGCCATCTGCTGGCCTCTACATTACCCCGTTCTTATGACTGGACATCTCTGCACTAACCTTGTGGTCAGCTGCTGGGTACTTGGTTTCCTTTGGTTCCCAGTACCTATCATTGTTATTTCCCAAATGTCCTTCTGTGGATCCAGGATCATTGACCACTTCCTGTGTGATCCAGGTCCCCTATTAGCACTCACCTGTGCCAGAGTCCCAGTAATGGAGTTTTTTTGGACTATTATAAGTTCCTTGctcttatttattcctttcctctGCATCATGGGTTCCTATACTCTGGTCCTGAGAGCTGTGTTTAGAGTCCCTTCAGCAGCTGGACGAAGAAAAGCTTTCTCGACCTGTGGGTCCCATCTGGCCGTGGTTTCACTGTTCTATGGTTCGGTGATGGTCATGTATCTGAGCCCAACATCTGAGCATGGGGCTGGGATGCAGAAACTTGTGACTCTGTTTTATTCTGTAGGAACCCCACTCATTAATCCTGTGATCTACAGTCTAAGGAACAAAGATATGAAACATGCCCTGCAGAAATTTCTAGGAATATAA
- the LOC122221253 gene encoding olfactory receptor 11G2-like: MNISNTPNTITGFILLGFPCSREEQILLFVLFSVVYLLTLMGNGSIICAVRWDQRLHTPMYILLANFSFLEIWYVTSTVPNMLANFLSDTKVISFSGCFLQFYFFFSLGSTECFFLAIMAFDRYLAICWPLHYPTIMTGYLCTNLVISCWVFGFLWFLIPIIIISQMSFCGSRIIDHFLCDPGPLLALTCTRAPAIELTSSTLSSLLLFIPFFFIVVSYALVLRAVLRAPSAAGRRKAFSTCGSHLAVVSLFYGSVMVMYVSPTSEREAGMQKMVTLFYSVVTPLINPIIYSLRNKDMKHAMKTLLRT; the protein is encoded by the coding sequence ATGAATATCTCCAACACCCCCAACACCATCACTGGCTTCATCCTCCTGGGCTTCCCTTGCTCCAGGGAGGAGCAGATCCTCCTCTTTGTGCTCTTCTCTGTTGTCTACCTCCTGACCCTCATGGGCAATGGGTCCATCATCTGTGCTGTGCGCTGGGATCAGAgactccacacccccatgtacatCTTGCTCGCCAACTTCTCCTTCCTAGAGATCTGGTATGTCACCTCCACTGTCCCCAACATGTTAGCCAACTTCCTCTCTGACACCAAGGTCATCTCCTTCTCTGGGTGCTTTCTCCagttctactttttcttctccttgggtTCTACAGAATGCTTTTTCTTGGCCATTATGGCATTTGATCGGTACCTTGCCATCTGCTGGCCTCTACACTATCCAACCATTATGACTGGATATCTCTGCACCAATCTTGTGATCAGCTGCTGGGTATTTGGTTTCCTCTGGTTCTTGATTCCAATCATCATCATCTCGCAAATGTCCTTCTGTGGATCCAGGATTATTGACCACTTCCTGTGTGATCCTGGTCCCCTGTTGGCCCTCACCTGTACTAGAGCCCCTGCAATAGAGTTAACTAGCTCCACCTTAAGTTCTCTGCTCTTAtttattccctttttctttatCGTGGTGTCCTATGCTCTTGTTCTGAGAGCTGTGTTGAGGGCCCCTTCAGCAGCTGGACGAAGAAAAGCTTTCTCCACCTGTGGGTCCCATCTGGCAGTGGTTTCACTGTTCTATGGCTCAGTGATGGTCATGTATGTGAGCCCAACGTCTGAGCGTGAAGCTGGGATGCAGAAGATGGtgactttgttttattctgtagTTACTCCACTCATCAACCCTATAATATATAGTCTGAGGAACAAAGATATGAAACATGCTATGAAAACATTGTTGAGAACATAA